From Elusimicrobiota bacterium, one genomic window encodes:
- a CDS encoding FAD-dependent thymidylate synthase yields MTAAQEILEENVLDKGFIRLIEFMGGDPAVVLGARVSYAQGLKGDEKDKKLVFYLMQHSHMTPFEQAVLKFHVKCPIFVMRQWIRHRIGSFNEHSARYSEMADEFYIPAEFRKQDVKNKQGSLAAGAEIDQKEALAEYTRTIGQTYATYQSLIAAGAAREMARMVLPTALYTQFYWTVNARSLMNFILLRAEGHAQWEIQQYALALAKFFKMRMPWTWEAFLRFTWKGGNPVLDQEKAQFNGS; encoded by the coding sequence ATGACCGCCGCCCAGGAAATTCTTGAAGAAAATGTTTTGGATAAGGGTTTTATCCGGCTGATCGAATTCATGGGCGGCGATCCCGCCGTTGTTTTGGGCGCGCGCGTGTCTTATGCCCAGGGGTTGAAGGGCGACGAAAAAGATAAAAAATTAGTTTTTTATTTGATGCAGCACAGCCACATGACCCCTTTCGAGCAGGCGGTGTTGAAGTTTCATGTGAAATGCCCTATTTTTGTCATGCGGCAATGGATCCGCCATCGGATCGGCTCTTTTAACGAGCATAGCGCGCGTTATTCCGAAATGGCCGATGAATTTTATATCCCGGCCGAGTTCCGCAAACAAGACGTGAAAAACAAGCAAGGTTCCCTGGCGGCCGGGGCGGAAATTGACCAGAAGGAAGCTCTAGCGGAATATACCCGGACCATCGGGCAAACATATGCGACTTATCAGAGCCTGATTGCGGCGGGAGCCGCCAGGGAAATGGCCAGGATGGTTTTACCCACCGCTTTGTATACGCAGTTTTATTGGACCGTCAACGCACGCAGCCTGATGAATTTCATCCTGCTTCGCGCCGAAGGGCACGCCCAGTGGGAAATCCAGCAATATGCGCTGGCCCTGGCTAAGTTTTTTAAAATGAGAATGCCCTGGACATGGGAAGCCTTCCTGCGTTTTACCTGGAAGGGAGGCAACCCGGTCCTGGATCAGGAGAAGGCGCAATTTAATGGAAGTTAA
- a CDS encoding type II toxin-antitoxin system Phd/YefM family antitoxin — MNEARRSPFEGETKHVPAFLARTQFGQILKKTKEGKTRFIVDRRGEPQAVILGMQDFLENFVVWPKSLLALQTEAKRKGLDLLNLPSVKTEIRRIKKSRVA; from the coding sequence ATGAATGAAGCAAGACGCTCGCCATTTGAAGGTGAAACCAAACACGTGCCTGCTTTCCTTGCCCGCACCCAATTCGGGCAAATTTTGAAAAAAACGAAGGAAGGCAAAACCCGCTTCATCGTGGACCGCAGAGGAGAACCCCAGGCTGTCATCTTGGGCATGCAAGACTTTCTTGAAAATTTCGTCGTTTGGCCCAAAAGCCTGCTGGCCTTGCAAACCGAAGCCAAACGCAAGGGGTTGGATTTGTTGAACCTCCCCTCGGTCAAAACGGAAATTCGCCGCATTAAAAAATCGCGAGTCGCGTGA
- a CDS encoding putative toxin-antitoxin system toxin component, PIN family — MKAVLDTNIIVSATLYAQSLPAYVLALGINRYYTICFSDAIMEEYRDVLSRGKFNFSATAVDRLISDIARHGVKVNPAKASSHTALDPLDQKFLDCASAAMADYLVTGNKRHFPRQTEKTAVVSPAEFAASLSEILHKNRPA; from the coding sequence GTGAAAGCGGTATTAGATACGAATATCATCGTATCCGCAACGCTGTACGCTCAAAGTTTGCCTGCCTATGTCTTGGCTTTGGGAATAAACCGCTATTACACGATCTGCTTCAGCGATGCCATTATGGAAGAATATCGCGATGTTCTCTCAAGAGGAAAGTTTAATTTTTCCGCAACAGCGGTGGACCGGCTGATCTCAGATATCGCCCGCCATGGCGTCAAGGTGAATCCTGCCAAAGCTTCGTCCCATACGGCGCTTGATCCTCTGGATCAAAAATTTCTGGACTGCGCATCGGCGGCCATGGCCGATTATTTGGTGACCGGCAACAAACGGCATTTTCCGCGCCAAACAGAAAAAACAGCCGTCGTATCACCCGCAGAATTCGCCGCATCTTTAAGCGAAATTTTGCATAAAAACCGCCCCGCCTAA
- a CDS encoding chlorite dismutase family protein: protein MEVKTSAEEKTEAKQPLVRQYVRFVCYKLDLAFRKLDPNVRHQAKEEVFSALDLFRDRMMLFTYNLTATRADADFMFWQIAEDLEVFEEFSSRLTRSGLGLYMTRTHSFLSMTKHSLYVDKINPEHPQGRSRIQPGQHRFLFVYPFVKTKAWYQLPMAERQKMMDEHIVIGNKYPSVKLNTTYSFGLDDQEFVVAFESDSPQDFLDLVQELRGSKASQYTLRDTPTITAIARDPKWILDALG, encoded by the coding sequence ATGGAAGTTAAAACATCCGCAGAAGAGAAAACCGAGGCTAAGCAGCCGCTCGTGCGCCAGTATGTGCGTTTTGTCTGCTACAAACTGGATTTGGCTTTCCGCAAACTCGATCCCAATGTCCGGCATCAGGCCAAAGAGGAAGTTTTTTCCGCGCTCGATTTATTCCGCGACCGGATGATGCTGTTTACCTATAACCTGACCGCGACCAGGGCGGACGCGGATTTCATGTTTTGGCAAATCGCCGAAGATTTGGAAGTGTTCGAGGAGTTCTCTTCGCGCCTGACGCGCAGCGGCTTGGGGCTCTATATGACGCGCACCCATTCTTTTTTATCCATGACCAAACATTCGCTATATGTGGATAAAATCAATCCGGAGCATCCCCAGGGCCGCTCCCGCATTCAGCCGGGGCAGCATCGTTTTCTTTTCGTGTATCCGTTCGTCAAGACGAAAGCCTGGTATCAATTGCCCATGGCTGAGCGGCAAAAAATGATGGATGAGCATATCGTCATCGGCAATAAATATCCCTCGGTCAAGTTGAACACGACGTATTCCTTCGGTTTGGACGATCAAGAGTTCGTGGTGGCCTTTGAATCGGACAGTCCTCAGGATTTCTTGGACCTGGTTCAGGAGCTAAGGGGATCGAAGGCCAGCCAATATACCCTGCGCGACACGCCCACCATCACCGCCATTGCCAGGGATCCCAAATGGATCCTCGACGCGCTCGGTTAA
- a CDS encoding peptidylprolyl isomerase yields the protein MDPRRARLTRIIRYFFVAAAAILAACPRAEAAKLAPGLYASLKTSKGAIICRLFDDKTPAAVRNFGQLAQGVTSWVDPESGKRVKKKFYDGLSFYKVVPGGFVETGDPLNDGTGGPGFTFPDEILPDLKFDRPGRLALANDGKPGANGSRFFITVKALPEFDGKYTIFGQVVGGQNAVDRISKVKADEKKKPIKSVILESVEIFRVEEPASPKPKTK from the coding sequence ATGGATCCTCGACGCGCTCGGTTAACTCGAATCATCCGGTATTTTTTTGTCGCGGCCGCCGCGATTTTAGCCGCTTGTCCCCGGGCCGAGGCGGCCAAGCTTGCGCCGGGTCTTTATGCGTCCTTGAAAACAAGCAAGGGCGCGATCATTTGCCGGCTCTTCGACGATAAAACCCCGGCCGCAGTTAGAAATTTCGGGCAATTGGCCCAAGGGGTGACCAGTTGGGTGGACCCTGAATCCGGTAAGCGGGTCAAGAAAAAGTTCTACGACGGCCTTTCCTTTTATAAGGTCGTTCCCGGCGGTTTTGTAGAAACCGGCGATCCTTTAAATGACGGAACCGGAGGACCGGGTTTTACATTTCCAGACGAAATCCTGCCCGATTTAAAATTCGACCGGCCCGGCCGCCTGGCCTTGGCCAATGACGGTAAACCCGGCGCCAACGGCAGCCGGTTTTTTATCACGGTTAAAGCCCTGCCTGAATTCGACGGCAAATACACGATTTTCGGCCAGGTGGTTGGCGGTCAAAACGCCGTTGATAGAATAAGCAAGGTGAAGGCGGATGAGAAGAAAAAGCCGATTAAATCTGTTATTTTAGAGAGCGTCGAGATTTTTCGGGTCGAAGAACCTGCCTCGCCCAAGCCAAAAACTAAATAA